A window of Streptomyces sp. Je 1-332 genomic DNA:
GCCGTCACAAGATCGAAAAGCTTCCACTGGTCGACGGGGCCGGGGTGCTCAAGGGCCTCATCACCGTCAAGGACTTCAAGAAGGCCGAGCAGTACCCGAACGCGGCCAAGGACGCCGAGGGCCGCCTCCTCGTGGGTGCCGCGGTCGGCGCCAGCCCCGAGGCGCTGGAGCGGGCGCAGGCGCTGGCCGGGGCGGGTGTGGACTTCCTCATCGTCGACACCTCGCACGGGCACAACAGCAACGCGCTGAGCTGGATGGCGAAGATCAAGTCCAGCGTCGGCGTCGACGTCATCGGCGGCAATGTCGCGACGCGTGACGGCGCCCAGGCCCTGGTCGACGCCGGTGTCGACGGTGTCAAGGTCGGTGTGGGCCCCGGCTCCATCTGCACCACGCGTGTGGTCGCCGGTATCGGCGTCCCGCAGGTCACCGCGATCTACGAGGCGGCACTCGCCGCCCGCGCGGCCGGCGTCCCGGTCATCGGCGACGGCGGTCTGCAGTACTCCGGTGACATCGGCAAGGCGCTCGCCGCGGGAGCCGACACGGTGATGCTGGGCAGCCTGCTCGCCGGCTGTGAGGAGTCTCCCGGCGAGCTCATGTTCATCAACGGCAAGCAGTTCAAGTCGTACCGCGGCATGGGTTCCCTCGGGGCGATGCAGTCCCGTGGGCAGGGCCGCTCGTACTCCAAGGACCGCTACTTCCAGGCCGAGGTGGCCTCGGACGACAAGCTCGTTCCCGAGGGCATCGAGGGCCAGGTGCCGTACCGCGGCCCGCTGGCCAACGTGCTGCACCAGCTCGTCGGCGGCCTTCGCCAGACGATGGGCTATGTGGGCGCCGCGTCCATCGACGAGATGGAGACCAAGGGCCGCTTCGTGCGCATCACGTCGGCAGGTCTCAAGGAGAGCCACCCGCACGACATCCAGATGACGGTCGAGGCGCCGAACTACGCGAACAAGCGCTGACCCGTTTTCGCCGCGCACGCGCGCGTGGGGGCGGTCCCGATTCCCGGGGCCGCCCCCTTCGCGCGCGTCGGGGATACTGGAGCGGCAGACCGAGTGCCGAAGTGCCGAAGAAGTGCGAAGTACCGAAGAAAGCTGAAGGGCCACCCACGTGACTGAGATCGAGATCGGGCGCGGCAAGCGCGGCCGCCGGGCGTACGCCTTCGACGACATCGCCGTCGTGCCGAGCCGTCGTACCCGCGACCCGAAGGAGGTCTCGATCGCCTGGCAGATCGACGCCTACCGCTTCGAGCTGCCCTTCCTGGCGGCGCCGATGGACTCGGTCGTCTCGCCGCAGACCGCGATCCGCATCGGTGAGCTCGGTGGACTCGGCGTACTGAACCTCGAGGGCCTGTGGACGCGGTACGAGGACCCGCAGCCGCTGCTCGACGAGATCGCGGAGCTGGACACCGACAACGCCACCCGCCGCCTCCAGGAGATCTACGCCGCTCCGATCCAGGCCGACCTGATCGGGCAGCGCATCAAGGAGGTGCGCGACTCGGGCGTGGTCACCGCCGCCGCGCTCTCCCCGCAGCGCACCGCCGAGTTCTCCAAGGCCGTCGTGGACGCCGGTGTCGACATCTTCGTCATCCGCGGGACCACCGTCTCGGCCGAGCACGTCTCCGGCGCTGCCGAGCCGCTCAACCTCAAGCAGTTCATCTACGAGCTCGACGTGCCCGTGATCGTCGGCGGCTGCGCCACGTACACCGCCGCGCTGCACCTGATGCGTACCGGCGCCGCCGGTGTCCTCGTCGGCTTCGGCGGTGGCGCCGCGCACACCACGCGCAACGTCCTCGGCATTCAGGTGCCGATGGCCACCGCCGTGGCGGATGTCGCGGCGGCCCGTCGTGACTACATGGACGAGTCCGGCGGCCGGTACGTGCACGTCATCGCGGACGGCGGCGTCGGCTGGTCCGGCGACCTGCCCAAGGCCATCGCCTGCGGCGCCGACTCGGTGATGATCGGCTCCCCGCTCGCGCGCGCCACGGACGCGCCCGGCAAGGGCCACCACTGGGGCATGGAGGCCGTCCACGAGGACGTGCCGCGCGGCAAGCGCGTCGACCTCGGCGTGGTCGGCACGACGGAGGAGATCCTCACCGGCCCCTCGCACATCCCGGACGGCTCGATGAACTTCTTCGGGGCGCTGCGCCGTGCGATGGCCACGACGGGCTACAGCGAGCTCAAGGAGTTCCAGCGCGTCGAGGTGACGGTCGCGGACTCGCAGCACAGCCGCTGACGGTCTCCAACTCAGCTCTACGGAGGGCCCCGGTATGCGCCCGGGTACCGGGGCCCTTTCGTGTGCCTGGATGGGTGCGCGTGCGCGTGCACGTCAGAGGCGGTGTGCCGCGCCCGCCGGTGTCGCGCCCCTGGTGTCGAGGAGCAGCTGGGCCTTCACCGCGAGACCTTGCAGGTCGTACGTGCGGTGGTGCTGGAGCAGGATCGTGAGGTCGGCGTCGGCCGCCGCCTCGTAGAGCGAGTCCGCGCGGGGGACGGGGTGGCCGAGGACGCTCCAGCTGGGCACATAGGGGTCGTGGTAGCTGACGGCGGCGCCCATCTCCATCAGGCGGGTCGCGACCTCCTGTGCGGGGGAGCCCTGCTGGTCGGCGAGGTCGGGCTTGTAGGTGACGCCGAGGAGCAGGACGCGGGCGCCGCGGGCCGACTTGCCGTGCTCGTTGAGCAGGGTCGCTGAGCGCTGGATCACGTACCGGGGCATGCGGTCGTTGACCTGCTGGGCCAGTTCGACCATGCGCAGGGGGCGGGCGCCGCGGCCGGGGCCCGGGATGTCCAGGGGGACGCCGTGGCCGCCTACGCCGGGCCCGGGGCGGAAGGCCTGGAAGCCGAAGGGCTTGGTCTCCGCGCAGCGGATGACGTCCCACAGGTCGATGCTCAGGTCGTGGCAGAGCACGGCCATCTCATTGACCAGGGCCATGTTCACGTGCCGGTAGTTGGTCTCCAGGAGATGCACGGTCTCGGCCTCACGCGGGCCACGCGCGCGTACGACCTTGTCGGTGAGGCGGCCGTAGAAGGCGGCGGCCGATTCGGTGCAGGCCGGGGTGAGGCCGCCGATGACCTTGGGGGTGCCGGCGTAGCCGTGGGTGCGGTTGCCCGGGTCGAGGCGGCCGGGCGAGTGCGCGAGGTGGAAGTCGCGGCCCGCGCGCAGGCCCGAGCCCTCTTCGAGGATGGGGCGCAGGAATTCCTCCGTGGTTCCCGGGTAGGCGGGTGATTCGAGGATGACCGTGGTGTGCGGGCGCAGGCGCGCGGCCAGGGCGCGGGCGGCGTCGGCCACCTGGCTCAGGTCGAGGCTGCGGTCGGCCGCCGGAGGGGTGGGAGCGCAGATGACCGCGGTGCGCACCCGGCCGAGCTGGGCCGGGTCGGTCGTGGGCCGGAAACCCCCCGAGAGCATCCGGCGGACATCGGCGGCGGTGAGGGTTCCCTCGGCGCCGTCGCAGGGCAGGCGTCCGCTTGCCAGGTCGACGGCGCGGACCGGGTCGTAGC
This region includes:
- the guaB gene encoding IMP dehydrogenase; translation: MTANGGSSTGVPDKFATLGLTYDDVLLLPGASEVLPNAVDTSSRISRNVRVNIPLLSAAMDKVTEARMAIAMARQGGVGVLHRNLSIADQVNQVDLVKRSESGMVTDPITVHPDATLAEADALCAKFRISGVPVTDPAGKLLGIVTNRDMAFENDRSRQVREVMTPMPLVTGQVGINGVDAMELLRRHKIEKLPLVDGAGVLKGLITVKDFKKAEQYPNAAKDAEGRLLVGAAVGASPEALERAQALAGAGVDFLIVDTSHGHNSNALSWMAKIKSSVGVDVIGGNVATRDGAQALVDAGVDGVKVGVGPGSICTTRVVAGIGVPQVTAIYEAALAARAAGVPVIGDGGLQYSGDIGKALAAGADTVMLGSLLAGCEESPGELMFINGKQFKSYRGMGSLGAMQSRGQGRSYSKDRYFQAEVASDDKLVPEGIEGQVPYRGPLANVLHQLVGGLRQTMGYVGAASIDEMETKGRFVRITSAGLKESHPHDIQMTVEAPNYANKR
- a CDS encoding GuaB3 family IMP dehydrogenase-related protein is translated as MTEIEIGRGKRGRRAYAFDDIAVVPSRRTRDPKEVSIAWQIDAYRFELPFLAAPMDSVVSPQTAIRIGELGGLGVLNLEGLWTRYEDPQPLLDEIAELDTDNATRRLQEIYAAPIQADLIGQRIKEVRDSGVVTAAALSPQRTAEFSKAVVDAGVDIFVIRGTTVSAEHVSGAAEPLNLKQFIYELDVPVIVGGCATYTAALHLMRTGAAGVLVGFGGGAAHTTRNVLGIQVPMATAVADVAAARRDYMDESGGRYVHVIADGGVGWSGDLPKAIACGADSVMIGSPLARATDAPGKGHHWGMEAVHEDVPRGKRVDLGVVGTTEEILTGPSHIPDGSMNFFGALRRAMATTGYSELKEFQRVEVTVADSQHSR
- a CDS encoding nucleotide sugar dehydrogenase — encoded protein: MPADLAVIGLGHLGLPLAQAAVSGGIATIGYDPVRAVDLASGRLPCDGAEGTLTAADVRRMLSGGFRPTTDPAQLGRVRTAVICAPTPPAADRSLDLSQVADAARALAARLRPHTTVILESPAYPGTTEEFLRPILEEGSGLRAGRDFHLAHSPGRLDPGNRTHGYAGTPKVIGGLTPACTESAAAFYGRLTDKVVRARGPREAETVHLLETNYRHVNMALVNEMAVLCHDLSIDLWDVIRCAETKPFGFQAFRPGPGVGGHGVPLDIPGPGRGARPLRMVELAQQVNDRMPRYVIQRSATLLNEHGKSARGARVLLLGVTYKPDLADQQGSPAQEVATRLMEMGAAVSYHDPYVPSWSVLGHPVPRADSLYEAAADADLTILLQHHRTYDLQGLAVKAQLLLDTRGATPAGAAHRL